The Actinomyces lilanjuaniae genome segment CCCTACGGGGACGGGCACGCCGCCCAGCGGGTGGTCGAGGCGCTGCTGGAGAGGGCCTGAAGCGCAGCAGGCGCCGACATCACAGCGACAGCGTCACAGTGTGATGACCTGGCCGCTGTCCGCCGAGGCCAGGACCGCCTCGACGACGTTGAGAGTGGCCACGCCCTCGTCCATGGTGACGTGCCTGGAGCCGACGCCCCGCACCGCGTCGCGGAAGGCCTCCTGCTCCACAGCCAGAGGCTCACGCTTGGCGATGGCGTAACGGATGACATCGCCCTCACTGACCCCGCGGAAGGCCGCCACCTGGTCCCAGGTCGAGGGAACGGTGCCGTTAGCATAGAAGGTCAGGTCGCCGGTCAGGGTATCCGCTACGAAGGAGCCCTTCTCCCCAGTGACGATCGTCAGCCGCTCCTTGAAGGGCGTGAGCCAGTTGACCTCGTGGCACACGATGACGCCGTTGGTCAGGCGACCGGTCGCCACCACCATGTCCTCGGTCTCCCTGCCTGAGCGGTGAGCCACCTGCGCACTGATCTGCGCGTAGGGCGCCCCCGCCACCCAGGCCGTCAGGTCGATGTCGTGCGTGGCCAGGTCCTTGACCACGCCCACGTCGCTGATCCGGGCCGGGAAGGGACCCTGTCGCCGGGTGATCACCTGATAGACCTCCCCCAGGTCGCCACGGTCGAGCCGCTCCCGCAGCGCCCGCAGGGCGGGGTTGCAGCGCTCCACGTAGCCCACGGCTCCCACCAGCCCGCGGGAGGAGAACGCCTGGGCCACACGACGGCCAGCGGCGGCGTCGTGGGCAATGGGCTTCTCCACCATTGTGTGGACCCCCGCCTCTGCCAGGGCCAGGGCCACCTCCTCGTGGAAGACAGTGGGGACAGCCACCATAGCGGCGTCCAGGCCGATGTCGATGAGCGCCTGGACGCTGTCCAGGAGCGGCAGGTCCCCGGCGACCCCGAAGCGGTCACCCCCGGGGTCGGCCACGGCCACCAGGTCCATCCCCTCCGTAGCCCGGATGACCCGGGCGTGGTGACGGCCCATGGAGCCCAGGCCGATGAGTCCCACACGTAGGGGGGCCTGCCCAGCAGGCACCGCGTCACTCACCGCGTCACTCGCTGCGTGGCTCGTCGCAGTCATCTCAGGCACCTGCCTTCACGGTCTCGCTCACGGCCTCCACGACGCGGGCGAGGTCGCCCTCAGTCAGCGAGGGGTGGACCGGCAGGGACAGGCACTCACGGGCCGCCTTCTCCGTCCCCGGCAGCTCCAGCCCCGGGGCGTAGGGGGCCAGGGACTCCAGCCTGTGGTTAGGGATCGGGTAATAGACGCCGGTCCCTATCTGCCACTCGTCTCGCAGAACCGCCTGGACGCGGTCCCGCTCCGCGGCCTCGGCCCCCTCCAGGCGGATGGTGTACTGGTGGTAGACGTGGGTGTAGCCCTCAGGCACGTGCGGGGTCACCACCCCGTCCACTCCTGACAGCCCCTGGTTCAGGGCAGCCGCATTGTCCTGGCGGGCGGCGGTCCACTGCGCGAGCCTGGTCAGCTGGACCCGGCCGACGGCCGCCGACACGTCAGTCATGCGGTTGTTGAGTCCCACCACCTCGTTGGCGTACTGCTTCTCCATGCCCTGGTTGCGGATCAGACGGCAGCGGCGGGCCAGCTCGGGGTCCGAGGTGGTCACCATCCCGCCCTCGATACTGGTCATGTTCTTAGTCGGGTAGAAGGAGAAGGAGCCCCACGCCCCGAAGGTCCCCACAGGCCTGCCGTCGATGGCTGCCGCGTGCGCCTGGGCGGCGTCCTCGAAGACCTGCAAGCCATGACGCCGGGCGATCGCCATGATCTCCGGCATGTTGGCGGGCAGACCGTAGAGATGGACCACCTCGATAGCAGCGGTGCGCTCGGTGACAGCCGCCTCCACCGATGCAGGATCCAGAGTGAAGGTGACGGGGTCGATGTCGGCAAAGACCGGAGTGGCACCCGCGACGGCGACCGAGTTGCCGGTGGCGGCGAAGGTGAAGGAGGGCACGATCACCTCCGCGCCCTCGGGCAGCCTGCTGGCCAGGGTGGCCACGTGCTGGGCGGAGGTGCCGGAGTTGACGGCCACCGACTCCGCCCCGGGTGTCACCTGAGCAGTGAACTCCTCCTCGAAGGCCTTGACCTGAGGACCCTGAACCACCATGCCAGAGGCGATGACGGCGTCGACGGCGTCACGTTCCTCCTGACCGATAAGCGGCTTGGCGGCGGGGATGAACTCGCGTGGCATCAGTGGCTGACCTCTCGAATAGTGTTGTCGGACTCTTCATACAGGGTTTGGGTGGCGGGGCAGCGCCACAGGACGGTGTCCCGGGAGGGGACCCCGCCGGGAAGGTCAGCAGGATCCACGCGCTCCAGCGGCTGACCGGCACGTCCCACCCAACCGACCCGGCGGGCAGGCACGCCGGCCACGAGGGCGTGGGCCGGGACGTCCCTGGTCACGACAGCGCCTGCGGCCACAGTGGCCCAGGCACCGACACGCACCGGGGCCACACACACAGCACGCGCACCGATGGAGGCCCCCTCCTCCACGGTAACCCCCACAGGCTCCCAGTCGCTGGCCGACTTCACCGACCCGTCCGGGTTGACCGCCCGTGGGAAGTGGTCGTTGGTCAGCGTCACGGCGGGGCCGATGAAGACGCCGTCGGCAAGGACGGCGGGCTCGTAGACAAGGGCGTAGTTCTGGACCTTGCAGTGGGCACCCATGGTCACGCCCTCGCCGATGTAGGCCCCGCGCCCCACGACGCAGCCCGCACCGAGGACGGCGTTCTCGCGGACCTGGGCCAGGTGCCAGATGCTTGAGCCCTCACCGATCGTCGCCTCCTCGGAGACGTCGGCGGAGGGGGCGATACGTGTTGCCACGGCGGCTCCTTGCTGAGACGGCAGCCCGGAGGCTGCAGGTACTGTCCGGACCGCCCGCACGGCGCAGGTACCGTCGACCGGGTGGCCGGTGCCCATCTAAGCATGTCCAGGCCGGATCGTCATAGGCGTAGGCACGAGCATGCAAGAATGCAGCAGTGAGCCCCTACGACACCGCCAGCCGGACCGCACCGGCCCAGGACCTTCCTGAGGCCGCCCCGGTCACCGACGCCTGGCTCGTCATCCCCCTGTTCAACGAGGCCCCGGTCGTGCGCGAGGTCGTCACCCAGGCACGCAGCGTGTTCCCCCTCGTGGTAGTCGTGGACGACGGCTCGGCAGACGCCTCGGCAGACGAGGCCGAGGCCGCAGGGGCCGTAGTCATACGCCACCCCATCAACCTGGGCCAGGGCGCAGCGCTCCAGACGGGCTTCAGCTACCTGCTGGAGCGCACCGACGCCACCTACGCGGTGACCTTCGACGCCGACGGCCAGCACTGCGTGACCGACGCGGCCGCGATGGTCCGCGCCGCCCGGGAGGAGGACCTCGCCGTCGTCCTGGGCTCACGGTTCCTGGCGGGAGCCTCCTCGGTGGGCCTGGTGCGGCGGCTCATCCTGCGTACTGCGGCGCTGGTCGGCTCCCGGACCTCGGGGATGCGCCTGACCGACGCCCACAACGGGCTGCGGGTCCTGCGCCGCGACGCCCTGGCCCGCATTGACCTCACTCAGAACCGCATGGCCCACGCCAGCCAGATCGTGCGCCAGATCGGCACCATGTCGCTGCCGTGGCGGGAGTTCCCCGTCACCATCACCTACACAGAGTACTCCCGGGCCAAGGGCCAGTCCCTGTGGAACTCCGTCAACATCCTCGTCGACCTGCTCTTCTCCTGAGCGCCTGACCCTGCAGAGGACGCGGCACCGTGAACCCCCAGATCATTATCCAGTCCCTTCTCATCCTGGCTGTGGCAGCCGTCGGCTGGATGATGCTGCGCACCCCCGGCGGCGCCAGGAACCAGGCCGCCCGCCGCCTGGTCACACTCGCCTTCGTGCTGTTCGCCGTCGCAGCGATCGTCACTCCCTCCCTCATGACCCGGGTCGCGAACATGGTGGGGGTCGGGCGTGGCACCGACCTGCTCCTGTACGCCCTGGTCGTGGCCTTTCTCGCCCAGGTCCTGTCAGCCTTCAGGCGCAACGCAGCCAGAGAGAGGCAGATCACCCGACTGGCGCGCCGGATCGCGCTGGACCAGGCGCCGCAGCCACCAGGCACCACCTCGATCAGCCCCGGGGTCGACCCCGGGGCGGCACCGAGGAGCCCGACCCACGACACCTGAGGCGCCGCCGAGGTAGCGAGGCTAGCGCCGCCGCCTCCCCTGCCTCGCGACTATCTCCTCACGTAGGCGCAGGCCACCAGTAACGGCCCATCTCACCGGCGCCTGCCAGGGGGCTGTGTACTGCCCAGCCATGTAGCGGCGAGCCGACGCGTGGTGGGCGCGGATCATGCGCTCGGGCCGGGACCTCCAGCTCGCGCCCTGCTCATGGACCACCTCGCAGTCCAGCACCTGAAGGTTGACCCACCCGGCCGCGCTCACACGCCGCCCGAGGTCGACGTCCTCAAAGAACATGAAGTAGCTCTCGTCAAAGCCGCCCAGACGTTGCCATGCCGCAGCAGGAAGCAGCAGGCAGGCACCGGAGAGCCAGCCCACCTCCCTCACCATGAGCGCCGACCTGCCGCCCGGAGCAGCGCTCTTGTCGGCCTCGGTGCCCTCAGACCAACCGCTCACCCCGGTCCTGGGCTCAGCCTGGCTATGCGGCTGGCTATGCGGCTGGCTATGCGGCTGGCTGTGGTAGGCCGCGGAGAACGGGTTGGAGGGCCAGAGCCTGCTCAGGAGGGCGTGCCCCGCACCCCCTACCAGCGAGGGCAGCGCCCGTCCCGAGGGGTAGACGGTGCCGTCAGGGTTGAGTATCCGCGGCCCCAGGCACCCGGCACGGGGGCTGGCCAGGCTGGCGTCCACCAAGGCGTCCAGGCTGCCCGGCTGCCAGACCAGGTCCGGGTTGGCCACCACGATCCAGTCCTCGGTCAGGTCAGCAGCCGCGAGGTTCGCCCCGCCCCCATAGCCCCGGTTGGTCCCGTCCCCACTACCCGCGCCCCGTGCGCCCTGGCAGCAGCCTCGACGACGTCGTGGTCCTCGCCGTTGTCGGCGATAACGGTCCTCACCTCCCGCCTGGTCGCGGTCCGCAGGGAGGTGAGGAAGCGGTCCAGCTCCTCCCCGGGGTTGTAGGCGACCGTGACGACACGGACCGTCCCACCACCCGGCGCGGTGGCGGGGTCGTCGGACGCAGCGGGCTGAGGGACAGTTTCAGGTACGGTCACGACCAGGAGCCTAGCGTCACGGGAGCCGTGAGAGGAGTCACTGAGGTCGGACGAAGATCATCGTCAGGATCCTCCCCCAGGAGGAGTAGGAGCCCGGGAGTCCACCTATGATCGCACTGTGCCCAAGGTCGCCCTGCCGCACGCGCGGCACTCGTCAAAGGACCTCGGCCGCCACCTGGCGCGCCGGGTCGCTCTGTGCGTCCTGGCAGTGGTCCTGTTCCTGGTCTCGGGAGTCGGCTTCGCCTGGCAGGACCTGCAGTCTCGAATCAACATCTTCGACGCGGACAGCATCCTGGGGCCTAACCGTCCCGGTGACGACCTCCCGGACAGTTATGAGGGCCGGGCCGTCAACCTCCTGGTCCTGGGGTCGGACACGCGCTCCGGCGACAACAACGTCGACAACTCCCAGGGCAGTGAGGACGTGGCTGTCGCCCGCTCGGACACGGCGATGGTCATGCACATCTCCGCCGACCGCAGCCGTATTGACGTCGTGTCCATCCCCCGCGACACCCTGGTGGACATCCCCTCCTGCACCACCCTGGACGGCGAGACCACGCAGGCCGTCACCAACGGGCAGTTCAACTCCGCCTTCGCCAACGGCGCCGGCACCGGCACCGACCCCAGCTCGGTGGTCTCAGGGGCCGCCTGCGCCCAGAGGACCGTGGAGGACCTCACCGACATCCGCATCGACGACTTCGTCGTGGTGGACTTCGACGGCCTGTCCACCATGGTTGACGCCCTGGGAGGAGTCAACCTCTACGTCGAGGAGGAGATCTCCGACCCGGACTACACCGGCCTGGAGCTGACTCAGGGATGCCACACCCTGGACGGGGCCACGGCCCTGCAGTACTCGCGCGTGCGTCACGGTGTCGGGGACGGCTCCGACATCTCCCGCATCAGTCGTCAGCAGAACCTCATGAGCGCCATGGCGCGGGCAGCCCAGTCCAAGAACCTGCTCGGCGCCAACGAGCTCTACGACTTCGCCACCAGCGTCCTGGAGGCCCTGACAGTCTCCAAGGGCCTGAGCCTGGGGGCACTGGCAGGACTGGGCTCCAGCGTCCAGCAGGTCGGCATGGACAACATGAACTTCGTCGCAATGCCGACCGCAGAGGCCCCCTGGGACGCCAACCGCGTGGTCCCCACCGACGAGGCCGACGACGTCTGGGAGGCGCTGCGCAACGACCAGCCGGTGCCCGATGGCTCCGAGGGCTCTGACGGCACCACAGGTGGCGATAGCGCCACGCCCTCGGCCACCGCCTCACCGGACACTGGCAGCACGGACGGCCCCCAGACGGAAGAGGGCACCGACGGACACGACGCTGCGGACGCCGACACGCCCACCCAGGCTGCCACACCGACGCAGGACCCCCAGGCACAGGCCTCGCAGTCAGCACAGGCTGCGGCAGTCGCCTCCGCCGCACAGCAGTGCGAATAGGGCAGGATCGACCGCGTGACTTCCAGCGACGACTCCCTGCCTCCGTCCATCGCTCCCGGCTCCGGGCAGCCCAGTCAGCCCCGTAGGCAGGTGCGGCCTGCAAGTACCCGTGGCGGCGGCGCCTCCTCACAGCCCCAGCCCGGCGCCTCCTCAGCCCGCTCCAGACGTCCTCACGGGCAGGAGGCAGGAAGCAGCCGCGCAGCAGCACAGGCACAGTCCCCTGCCGTCCAGCCCCCTGGCTCCGGGGAGCCCGAAGCAGGCAGCGCCCTGGGGCGTCAGCCTCGTCGCCCGCACCCGGCCCCTGGAGCCAGCGCGGGCTCTGCTACAAGCCGCAGCAGAGCCCGCGCTGGCTCCAGGGCTGTCCCGCTGAGCAGTGACGCCCCCAGCCAATCGACCCGCCCCGGCATAGCACCTGGACGCCGCCCTGCTGCCACCAGCGCCGCGTCCAGCGACCCGGGCACCCGGGTGATGCCAGCCAGCATGCCCACTGACGTCGCAGGTGACGCACCCTACGAGGCTGGCCCGCCACAGGAAGGAGACACCACCAGGGGGAGACGTCACCATCCCCTGCGCTGGGTCGCGGCCGTCCTCGCTCTTCTCCTCGTCCTGGCGGGTGCCCGAGCGGCTTGGCTGTGGCACGGGGTCTCCTCCGGCCTGCAGAGAGTGGAGGCGCTCTCAGGTGCTGGTGACACCCCCGGCGAAACCTGGCTCGTCGTCGGCTCGGACTCCCGGGCTGACGGCGCGGTCCAGGACGGCACCGAGGGAGCACGGGCCGACTCGATCATGCTGCTCCACAGGGCGGACAACGGGCAGGCCAGCCTGACCACGCTCCCCCGCGACACCTACACCGAGATCCCCGGCTACGGCGGGAACAAGATCAACACCGCCTACGCCTTCGGTGGGCCTCAGCTGCTGGTGGAGACCGTCGAGTCTCTGTCCGGGCTAACCGTGGACCACTACGTCGAGGTCGGGATGGGAGGCGTCTCCCAGATGGTGGACGCGGTCGGCGGGGTCGAGGTGTGCATGGACTACGACGTCGACGACGCTGACTCCGGCCTGGTCTGGGACACCTCACAGGGGACCTGCCAGGAGGTGGACGGGGCCAAGGCCCTGGCCTACGCCCGGATGCGCAAGTCCGACCCCACCGGGGACATCGGGCGCGGCCTGCGTCAGCGTGCGGTTATCTCGGCAGTGGTGAGCAAGGCGGCCTCTGCCTCGACCCTGGTGAGCTTCTCACGACAGGACGCACTGGTGGACTCCGGGACACAGGTCCTCACGGTGGAGGAGGAGGCCGGGGTGGTCGACCTGGGGCAGATGGTCCTCGCCTTCCGCTCTGCCTCAGGTGAGGAGATGACAGGTGCCCCGCCGATCGCAGACCTGGCCTACGCCCCTGGCGGCATCGGTGAGTC includes the following:
- a CDS encoding Gfo/Idh/MocA family protein translates to MTATSHAASDAVSDAVPAGQAPLRVGLIGLGSMGRHHARVIRATEGMDLVAVADPGGDRFGVAGDLPLLDSVQALIDIGLDAAMVAVPTVFHEEVALALAEAGVHTMVEKPIAHDAAAGRRVAQAFSSRGLVGAVGYVERCNPALRALRERLDRGDLGEVYQVITRRQGPFPARISDVGVVKDLATHDIDLTAWVAGAPYAQISAQVAHRSGRETEDMVVATGRLTNGVIVCHEVNWLTPFKERLTIVTGEKGSFVADTLTGDLTFYANGTVPSTWDQVAAFRGVSEGDVIRYAIAKREPLAVEQEAFRDAVRGVGSRHVTMDEGVATLNVVEAVLASADSGQVITL
- a CDS encoding DegT/DnrJ/EryC1/StrS family aminotransferase, which codes for MPREFIPAAKPLIGQEERDAVDAVIASGMVVQGPQVKAFEEEFTAQVTPGAESVAVNSGTSAQHVATLASRLPEGAEVIVPSFTFAATGNSVAVAGATPVFADIDPVTFTLDPASVEAAVTERTAAIEVVHLYGLPANMPEIMAIARRHGLQVFEDAAQAHAAAIDGRPVGTFGAWGSFSFYPTKNMTSIEGGMVTTSDPELARRCRLIRNQGMEKQYANEVVGLNNRMTDVSAAVGRVQLTRLAQWTAARQDNAAALNQGLSGVDGVVTPHVPEGYTHVYHQYTIRLEGAEAAERDRVQAVLRDEWQIGTGVYYPIPNHRLESLAPYAPGLELPGTEKAARECLSLPVHPSLTEGDLARVVEAVSETVKAGA
- a CDS encoding acyltransferase, which encodes MATRIAPSADVSEEATIGEGSSIWHLAQVRENAVLGAGCVVGRGAYIGEGVTMGAHCKVQNYALVYEPAVLADGVFIGPAVTLTNDHFPRAVNPDGSVKSASDWEPVGVTVEEGASIGARAVCVAPVRVGAWATVAAGAVVTRDVPAHALVAGVPARRVGWVGRAGQPLERVDPADLPGGVPSRDTVLWRCPATQTLYEESDNTIREVSH
- a CDS encoding glycosyltransferase family 2 protein, whose protein sequence is MSPYDTASRTAPAQDLPEAAPVTDAWLVIPLFNEAPVVREVVTQARSVFPLVVVVDDGSADASADEAEAAGAVVIRHPINLGQGAALQTGFSYLLERTDATYAVTFDADGQHCVTDAAAMVRAAREEDLAVVLGSRFLAGASSVGLVRRLILRTAALVGSRTSGMRLTDAHNGLRVLRRDALARIDLTQNRMAHASQIVRQIGTMSLPWREFPVTITYTEYSRAKGQSLWNSVNILVDLLFS
- a CDS encoding DUF2304 domain-containing protein codes for the protein MNPQIIIQSLLILAVAAVGWMMLRTPGGARNQAARRLVTLAFVLFAVAAIVTPSLMTRVANMVGVGRGTDLLLYALVVAFLAQVLSAFRRNAARERQITRLARRIALDQAPQPPGTTSISPGVDPGAAPRSPTHDT
- a CDS encoding LCP family protein, which gives rise to MPKVALPHARHSSKDLGRHLARRVALCVLAVVLFLVSGVGFAWQDLQSRINIFDADSILGPNRPGDDLPDSYEGRAVNLLVLGSDTRSGDNNVDNSQGSEDVAVARSDTAMVMHISADRSRIDVVSIPRDTLVDIPSCTTLDGETTQAVTNGQFNSAFANGAGTGTDPSSVVSGAACAQRTVEDLTDIRIDDFVVVDFDGLSTMVDALGGVNLYVEEEISDPDYTGLELTQGCHTLDGATALQYSRVRHGVGDGSDISRISRQQNLMSAMARAAQSKNLLGANELYDFATSVLEALTVSKGLSLGALAGLGSSVQQVGMDNMNFVAMPTAEAPWDANRVVPTDEADDVWEALRNDQPVPDGSEGSDGTTGGDSATPSATASPDTGSTDGPQTEEGTDGHDAADADTPTQAATPTQDPQAQASQSAQAAAVASAAQQCE
- a CDS encoding LCP family protein; protein product: MTSSDDSLPPSIAPGSGQPSQPRRQVRPASTRGGGASSQPQPGASSARSRRPHGQEAGSSRAAAQAQSPAVQPPGSGEPEAGSALGRQPRRPHPAPGASAGSATSRSRARAGSRAVPLSSDAPSQSTRPGIAPGRRPAATSAASSDPGTRVMPASMPTDVAGDAPYEAGPPQEGDTTRGRRHHPLRWVAAVLALLLVLAGARAAWLWHGVSSGLQRVEALSGAGDTPGETWLVVGSDSRADGAVQDGTEGARADSIMLLHRADNGQASLTTLPRDTYTEIPGYGGNKINTAYAFGGPQLLVETVESLSGLTVDHYVEVGMGGVSQMVDAVGGVEVCMDYDVDDADSGLVWDTSQGTCQEVDGAKALAYARMRKSDPTGDIGRGLRQRAVISAVVSKAASASTLVSFSRQDALVDSGTQVLTVEEEAGVVDLGQMVLAFRSASGEEMTGAPPIADLAYAPGGIGESVLLQDTTAPEFFTALRDGELTPHSFNQS